CGTGAaaacaatattaaaatatacatatatagtttcTTAGTGATATTCCTTCTCATAGTTACATGTTTCACATATAAAAATAAGCAATTGCTGTTCTTCAAAGAACTAAAAACCAAAGATTAAGAATATTTTGAAACAAGCATTGTGGCATCAGGGCCACAGTAGAAACCTTTTACAACTTTACAAAATAGTACATCGCATTGCAGATTCTTGTATATTGTAGGTATCCCTCTTGATCCTTGTACAATTGACAATAGTTTTGGATATCCGTGTCGCTTTTCTAAGATTTGATATCCGGTCCAAACAGCTTCCATGtcttttattgaaatttatatTTGTCTTGTTTTTGGACGAATTTTCAGGTTTAATGGGTTTTGTTAGTAAGAGACATATTTTCGACACTAAGCTCACGTAGTACTTGTATAGTTCACCATTAattcttaatttaatttcttttgcatttttagATTTAATAACAAAGAGACTTGGATTGGGTTAGAGAGCCTAGGTTATATTCATATCGTATTTGGGTTTATTCTACGATTCGTAAGGATACAGAAATAGTCAAAAATAAGACAAACGTTGAAATAGCTAACTTGCAGCTAGGTAATtcgaatactttttttttgttttaaatattaatgcaTATAGTCTTCGGCTTAGCTTAGGTCAATTGTAGTTAAATCCATGGTATATCTTAATTAAATCTCTAGTTTCATGCCTATGATacaaagagagagagacaaTGCGAAAATGTCCTGATAGTAACTCTAAGCGAGTGGAGCCTATCTTATCAACAAGCTTATTTAACAGTATCTTGAATTGTGAGGCATCTAAATCAGAGAAAATTGTACATATTAGTAAATACAATACAATAGGGGGGTCTTTAGACGTAGTGCGATTCTTTCAATTCATGGGAGAGTGGCAAGACGTATTTTGGGATTATCTTATATCTTATATGCCACATTAAAACGAACGACTAATGGCGGGGACGGGTTGTGCTCTGACTAGCGGCTGTTACTCACCAAATCTACCGGCGGTACTTGCTACTGCCTCCGGTGGGCACGGATCCATTGGCGATAGGCTTGTGACTAGTTCCGTTCGGAGGCGGAGCAGCTACATTGTACGGAGCGTAGGGTGGTGCTGGAGGTTGAGGGTTATCTAAAATATTCCAAATCGAATAAGAAACTTCAAAGCCTAAACACAATCCTAAACTTACGATAGGGATTGGGTGGCGTTGCAGCATAGGGATTCATGCGATTTGCTCCCATGTTGTGCTTGGTCGGGCCGCCTCCGTAGTTTTGCTGGTAACCGGTGCCGAAGTTAGGCGGCGGTGGTTGCTGGTGCGGCGGTGCAGGCTGCGGCGGTGGTGCCCCCGGGATCGGTGGCGGCGCATTCGGCGGCATGTTCCAGTTTCCAGGCGCCGGCGGCGGGGGTCCGTTGCGGTGGTGGTCCATCGGCGGAGGTGCTGCGGCTGGCGGTGGAGCCTGTTGCACCGGTGGCGGGCATCCCCACTGCCCGGGGTGCCATTGAGGCTGGGCCGGTGGATAACCACCCCAGGCGTTCATTTGCGGTGGAGGGGGCTGTTGGTAATAAGACTGCATTGGCGGCGGAGGTGGTCCCCAGTAGTTGTAGTTCGGCGGAGGAGCATTCATCGGAGGTGGAGGGGGTTGCTGCTGGTACGGTGCCATTGGCGAAGGAGGGGGCGGTCCAGGTGGACGATAGCCGGCAGGCGGCATATTTCCGTTTTGAGGCGGCGGAGGCGGGTGTTGGTACTGATTCATTGGAGGCTTTGTGCCGTTTGGTGGAGCTCCAGGCTGATGTTTCTCTCCTTTCTTTTCCAGGTTGTAAATTGACTTTTTAACGTCCACATGTACATATTTGATAGAATGCTGTTTTTGGACTACAAAGAtacataatatttaataaaatatcagAGAATTATAAAGGAAACCCTTGACTCACGTATGGCTTTGTCTACTGCATCGTAGTCGTCAAACTCGATAAAGGCGAATCCACGACGTTTGCCGGTGGTCTTGTCGGTGAGCAGCTTGACGGAGACCACATTACCAAACTGCATGAAGTACTCCCGCAAGCAATCCTCATCGTGGTTGTCTTTCAGACCGCCCACAAATAGTTTCTTCACTGATATGTTGGTCTCGCGTGACTCACGTTCTGGGCGCGGCAAAGCCCGCTTTGCCTCCACAGTTCTATGACAATTAGATGGAATTAGAAACCATATGGAACACTTTTCTGAGGAAAACACTTACTTGCCGTCGATGACATGGGGGCGGTTCTCCTGTGCCTTGTCTACCATGAGGGACTTTGTGTAGGTGATGAAGCCGAAGCCCCGGGAGCGTTTGGTGGTTGCATCGCGCATCACCACAACATCGACGACTTTGCCCCACTGGCCGTAGAACACCTTCAGGCCCTCCTCTGTGGTGTAGGGAGCCAGGCCGCCGATGAAGAGCTTACGCAAGTGCTCCAGTTCGCAGATGTCCTGCCGGGTCGAAGGAGAGGGAGGTGTTGGTATTAAAATGCGTCATCCGGTGGATGAGACACCGCCGCCCACAAACACGTATACACACAAAAGCAAGTGTCTGTTGGTGTGGGTGGCAAGCCGATTTTCACTTTTACTTACATCTTCGCGGTCTGGAATAACTATAACCTCAGCAGTGGGATCCTCTGCGGTTCCTTCCTTTAAACCCGCAACTGCTGCCATGTTTTGTTAGGTTTTTCTTTAACCAACTCAGAAAAAGTCAAACATTTACGAAGAAACGAAAGAAAAGAATATTGTGAATGATTTTTTACAAGTGATACACCGATATTTAGCGGAGTGTATCGATATATCAGTGTTGTAAAATCGATTAAGCAACAGCTGTTAGTAACCAGTTTCGATAGTTGATATATTTCGCACATTGTGCGGCATGTGGCATATTTTTCTTGTTGATCGGTGAAAGGAGTTTTGAAGATGGGTCTTAATGTTGAGCTGAAGAAACTCGAAGAGTTGGTAAGACCTTAATGAAATT
The Drosophila bipectinata strain 14024-0381.07 chromosome 3R, DbipHiC1v2, whole genome shotgun sequence DNA segment above includes these coding regions:
- the Rb97D gene encoding ribonucleoprotein RB97D, whose translation is MAAVAGLKEGTAEDPTAEVIVIPDREDDICELEHLRKLFIGGLAPYTTEEGLKVFYGQWGKVVDVVVMRDATTKRSRGFGFITYTKSLMVDKAQENRPHVIDGKTVEAKRALPRPERESRETNISVKKLFVGGLKDNHDEDCLREYFMQFGNVVSVKLLTDKTTGKRRGFAFIEFDDYDAVDKAILQKQHSIKYVHVDVKKSIYNLEKKGEKHQPGAPPNGTKPPMNQYQHPPPPPQNGNMPPAGYRPPGPPPPSPMAPYQQQPPPPPMNAPPPNYNYWGPPPPPMQSYYQQPPPPQMNAWGGYPPAQPQWHPGQWGCPPPVQQAPPPAAAPPPMDHHRNGPPPPAPGNWNMPPNAPPPIPGAPPPQPAPPHQQPPPPNFGTGYQQNYGGGPTKHNMGANRMNPYAATPPNPYHNPQPPAPPYAPYNVAAPPPNGTSHKPIANGSVPTGGSSKYRR